ATATTATCCCAGTTTATCTCTCCATATCCTGGTAATAAATGCATGTCCTTATATCCATCATTATCTGACAAATGAGTACAAAACAGTCTATTGCCCAACCTATCCAATATATCTATTGGTTTTTTACTATATATATTGTCATGGGAACTATCATAACAAATGCCCAAATTAGATAACGGAATTTCTTCTAAAAGTCTATAAAGTGTACTTACCCCTTTAGTATTTTCTAATGCTATCTTTATTCCAGCCTCATTGGCCATTTGAGATATTCTTTTTATGCTATCCAGTCCGTATTTATTAAATTCTGGTACATATTCTTCCTCATTTATATGCATTACCATCATAGGTATATTATATTTTGCACAGTCTTCAACCCATGAAAAATATTTTTTCAAAATATTTTCTCTCTTATAAGCCACTTCACTCCATAGTAAATTGCTTTTACTATATGGTACATGAATATTTTCTAAATTTAGTCCCATATCTCTAACCATATATGGCATATATTCTTTTTTTATAGTTTTAGGAAATGTCTCATCTTCCCACCAGATTATAGTAGAATCAAATCCTGCTCTTTTTATGATATCAAGTCTTTCTGGTAATGGCTGTACATATCCAAACCAAGAAAATATGCCAAAATTATAACTTTTTTTCTTCAAAATTACACCTCCAATATCCATAAGTCCTCTTAATTATATCAAATCACTTAAAATAAAGGTATTATAACTGCTAAATTTAGATATAATTACTTAATAAAGATAGCCCTTATTTTGTAATTATTATTTAATTTAACAACAATACTGCAATATGATATAATTATTTTGATATTTTTATAAAATTTTCTGCCTTCACCTTAAAAAGGAGGTATACAATTGGCTGAAGAGAATAAACGAACAAACAGAAAAAAGGTAAAAAAGAAAAGAAAAAAGATTAGTTTTCTTAGACTCTTTATTGTTTTATTTTTATTAACTGCTTTTGTAGGAGGAGGAATAGTTGGAGGATATATATTTGCCACTATAAAAAATGCTCCTGAGATTGACCCTACACAAGCTATAAATTTACTTAATCTTAGTTCTGAAATTCTAGATAAAGATGGGAAGCTTATAGAAAAAATACAGACTCAAGAATTTAGAACTATAGTAGATTTGGATGAAATATCTGATTATGTTAAGGATGCTTTTATAGCTATAGAAGATGAAAGATTCATAGATCATTTTGGTATAGATCCAAAGGGAATTGTCAGAGCATTTATGGTAAATTTAAAGGCCGGTGCCAATGTAGAAGGTGCCAGTACCATAACTCAACAATTGGCCAAAAATCTTTATCTTACTAACGATAAGACCTATTCAAGAAAAATTAAAGAGGCTTATATAGCCATCCAAATGGAAAAAGAATTATCTAAAGACCAGATATTGAAGGCATATTTAAATACTATAAATTTAGGTCAAGGAGCATACGGAGTCCAAGAAGCAGCTGAAACATATTTTTCAAAGGATGCTAAAGATTTGACTATTGCTGAAAGTGCAATGATTGCAGGTATTACCAAAAGTCCATCTAAATATCCCCCATATAAAAGATTCGATCCTGATAATGTAGATGAGGAAAAAGATGTAGTTGTAGGATATGTAGATGTATTGGGTAAAAGATATGCAGCTGTATTAAATCCTGATTCAATAGCAAGACAAAGAATAATATTAAAAAAGATGTTTGACTTAGGTATAATAACTGAACAAGAGTACAATGAAGCTATTAACACTGATATGTCTGAAGTAGTAAAGCCTGGAACTAAAAGAAATAAAGAAATAAACACTTCATTTTTTAATGATTATGTTAAGACTAAAGTAATAGAAGATTTAATAACTAAAAAGGGTTGGACAGAAGATGAAGCAATACATGCAATATCTAAAGGCGGATTAAAAATATACTCTACTATGGATATTAATTTACAAAGCAGAATAGAAGATGTATATGATAATTTTATGAAAATACTAGCAGGAGATACTACAAATGTCAAAGGTGCTGCACTAGTTATAAGAAAACTCAACAATGGTAATATAATTGATAGTAGAGGAAAAATTATGTACTATCAAAAGTCTAATATATTAGATAATGAAAATAACTTAATTCTAGATAAAAATGACTATAAAATAAATAACAATGGTGACTTAGTAATTAAAAGCAATAAAGTATATTATAGAAATCTTGATATAACTGGATATTATGATATAGATAATACTAAGACCCTTATTACCTATGGTGGTAGCTATATCCCAATGTCAAAGGAAAACTATATCGTTGATAAAGATAATAGACAAGTCATTATAAAAAATAAGTTTATAGAAAAAAACGATGATTTCTATACTATAGATAATAATGGAAATTTAAAAATAAATAGAAAATACCTATATATAGATAGTCATGGTGTAGTTCAACCACAATCTGCTATAGTTATCCTAGATTATAATACAGGAGAAATCAAAGGACTAATAGGTGGAAGAAATATTAAAAATAGAATGGTTTTAAATAGAGCAACTGATTCTCCAAGACAACCAGGTTCTGCTATTAAGCCTATTGCAGTATATCTTCCTGCCCTTGATAATGGCTTTACAGCAGCAAGTGTTATAGATGACATCCCTCATTATGATAGAAGTGGTAAACTATGGCCGCGAAACTGGTATAGAAGCTATAGAGGGTTGTCTACATTACGAAATGCAGTAGAACAATCTATAAATGTAATTTCAGTAAAAGTATTGGAA
This DNA window, taken from Clostridiisalibacter paucivorans DSM 22131, encodes the following:
- a CDS encoding penicillin-binding protein 1A yields the protein MAEENKRTNRKKVKKKRKKISFLRLFIVLFLLTAFVGGGIVGGYIFATIKNAPEIDPTQAINLLNLSSEILDKDGKLIEKIQTQEFRTIVDLDEISDYVKDAFIAIEDERFIDHFGIDPKGIVRAFMVNLKAGANVEGASTITQQLAKNLYLTNDKTYSRKIKEAYIAIQMEKELSKDQILKAYLNTINLGQGAYGVQEAAETYFSKDAKDLTIAESAMIAGITKSPSKYPPYKRFDPDNVDEEKDVVVGYVDVLGKRYAAVLNPDSIARQRIILKKMFDLGIITEQEYNEAINTDMSEVVKPGTKRNKEINTSFFNDYVKTKVIEDLITKKGWTEDEAIHAISKGGLKIYSTMDINLQSRIEDVYDNFMKILAGDTTNVKGAALVIRKLNNGNIIDSRGKIMYYQKSNILDNENNLILDKNDYKINNNGDLVIKSNKVYYRNLDITGYYDIDNTKTLITYGGSYIPMSKENYIVDKDNRQVIIKNKFIEKNDDFYTIDNNGNLKINRKYLYIDSHGVVQPQSAIVILDYNTGEIKGLIGGRNIKNRMVLNRATDSPRQPGSAIKPIAVYLPALDNGFTAASVIDDIPHYDRSGKLWPRNWYRSYRGLSTLRNAVEQSINVISVKVLEQIGVNTSVNYLTSLGIIDAEHPENDSFVSKSESSNSDEDLAPLALGGMNYGITPLRMTAAFGAVANKGIYSEPIAYTKVLDKNGEVLLENKSEHHTVVSPQVAYLMTDILKSTVTSGLANRAKIYPGNGKIPVAGKTGTTQDKSDAWFAGYTPYYSAALWIGNDNPAIKLSQGSRMAAILWSEVMKAAHEGLPDKNFIKPQGLVTRKICIDSGKLATELCSKDPRGNRVRNEIFIKGTEPTEQCETHVQVAIDTSTKKLVNDYCPAEFREFKVFIKRNPPYNPEDHNNIVPSDYQYEAPTETCDVHKKTEEPNNDDWFNNWIIDDDEEEENKDDDKQYDENNIEDNTIEYQPDPDDIEDGYNW
- a CDS encoding sugar phosphate isomerase/epimerase family protein — protein: MKKKSYNFGIFSWFGYVQPLPERLDIIKRAGFDSTIIWWEDETFPKTIKKEYMPYMVRDMGLNLENIHVPYSKSNLLWSEVAYKRENILKKYFSWVEDCAKYNIPMMVMHINEEEYVPEFNKYGLDSIKRISQMANEAGIKIALENTKGVSTLYRLLEEIPLSNLGICYDSSHDNIYSKKPIDILDRLGNRLFCTHLSDNDGYKDMHLLPGYGEINWDNISKKLKEINYKGNLTLEVTCRNKGISPIDFLQNAYEKLNKINNMMK